The Nitrospirota bacterium genomic interval AAAATCCTATTGATCTTTTTTTTGAATCATCACATGATGATTATTCTGCTGCTGTAAAAAATTGTCTTAAGGATAAAGAAGTTGATGGACTACTGGTTATACATACGCCATCCTATGCATCCGATACTGATGAAATCGCAAAAGCTCTGGTTGAAGCAGCTAAAGAATTTCCATATAAGCCGATATTCACTGTATTGATGGGAGATGAGCATGTATCATCTGCAAGAGAATATTTGAATCAACAAGGCATACCTACTTTTATATCTCCTGAACAGGCAGTGAAAAGCTTTATCTACATGTACCGCTATGATTACAATCTAAAACTTCTTCTTGAAACTCCAGAAGTTATCCTTAAGGATTTTGAACCTAATGAAGACAAGGCTGAAGAGATAATCAGACATGCATCAGAAGAAAAAAGACTTCTTTTAAACTTAAATGAAGTTAATGAGGTCCTCCGGTCATACGGTATCCCTGTAATTCCTACAAAAACAGCATTTGTCGAGGAAGAAGCTATCAGTATATCTGACTCTTTTGGTTATCCCGTTGTTCTGAAAATAGACTCGCAGAAAATTTATCACAAACTTGAATACGGAGGCGTTATCTTAAATCTCAAAGATAGAGATGCTGTCAAAGATGCATTCAGAAGGCTCAAAAAACTGGCAGAAGACTTAAAAGATCCAAATGCTCCTATACTCATTCAGCCAATGGTAATCAAAAAGGGATACGAACTTGTTATAGGTGCGAAAAAGGATCATACCTTTGGCTCCGTAATCATATTCGGGACAGGAGGGGAACTCGTTGAAGCAATGGAAGATTATTCAATAGGGTTACTACCTTTAAATCAGACATTGGCAAGACGTATGATGAGCGAGACAAAAATTTACAAATACCTAAATACTCAAAAATCATATCAAAAGATACTGCGTTATCTCGAAGAGATTCTCGTCAGGTTTTCTCATTTCATCATTCACTTCCCACATATCAAGGAAGTAGATATTAATCCGTTCTTTATAACTGAGAATGAAGGATTCGTTCTTGATGCAGGCATATTGCTCGAAGCAGACGTTCTTGAAGGATTCCAGTCTGTAAAAGGAGATTTCTGCCCGCCGCATCTCTCAATCTGTCCTTATCCTGACCAGTTTATAGAGATATTCCGACTGAAAGACGGGACTCCGGTAATCATACGCCCTATCCGTCCTGAAGATGAACCACTAATTGATGAATTATTAAGAACCTCTTCCGAACAGACACTGATGCTGAGATTCTTCCGAAAAACCCCTGATATTCCTCATGAACAACTCGTAAAATATTGCCACATAGATTATGACAGGGAAATAGCTTTTGTGGCTACCATAAGGGAAGGAGAACGCGAAAGGATCATAGGCGATGTAAGAATGAGCAGGCAGCCGGACCTTGAAAACGCAGAAATGGCTGTGGTTGTAGGGGATCGGTGGCAAGGTCGGGGAGTAGGGAAGATACTCTGTCAGCACTGTCTGAAGATAGCCAGAGAATTGGGTATAAAAAGGATGTGGATGGAGATATTGCATATCAATCCACGGATGCTTCACAGAGCAGAGACTTTAGGATTTAAAAAACATTCATCCAATGATGATTCAGTCAAAGTTGTCCTGAAATTATAGAGATAAACTAAAATTATTATGAACAAAAACAAGCTCAACTAACCTTAACATAAGTTTCGATAATTTAAAATTAAGGAGTAGAGGGTGAAAAGGTTGTCTTTTATCACAATGTTGTTTTCAATTATTCTTTGTTTGTTTGATTATAATGGAAACCTCTGGAACAGAGTTCCCCAAATAACAGTTAAACAAAATTTGGGAAGCGGCATTGAGGGACTTTTCACAATTTACCGTTATCGCTGGAGTAATGATGATACAACTGCTGTCTCTAAGACTCGGATAGATACACAAAAGCACTCGTTACTCGACTTCTCTTATTTATACCTTGTAAAACCAACAAAGGGGGGTTCTACTCAGCCCCCCTATCTTTTTCTGCGTAGAAAATCCCTCGGTTTTCCTGCTGCTTTAGGTGGACCGACAAGTCCATCTTCTTCCATCAACTCCATGATTCTTGCTGCTCTGTTATAACCTATTTTAAGACGCCGTTGAATTGATGATATGGATACTTCACCGAGCATCTCCCCAATCTCTATTGCTTTCAGATAAAGCTCATCTCTCTCTACTGATTTCTCTTCATCATCTCCTTCATCGAAACTGGTTACTATTTGCTCCATTATTGAATAATCAGGGGTGCCCTGGGCTCTAATGAATTCAGTAACAGCCCTGGTCTCTTCTTCAGTAATCAAAGCACCATGCACCCTGATCAATTTTGCGCCAGGTAACATAAAGAGCATATCCCCCTTCCCAAGCAACTGTTCTGCTCCCTGAGTATCAATGATTGTTCTTGAATCTACCCTCGATGAGACATGGAAAGAAATTCTTGCAGGGAAGTTTGCCTTAATAATTCCTGTTATTACATCAACCGATGGCCTCTGAGTCGCAAGTATAAGATGTATACCTGAAGCCCTGCCCATCTGTGCAAGTCTTGCAATCGAATCCTCTACATCATTAGGAGCCGTGAACATCAGATCAGCAAGTTCATCTATAATAACTACGATATAAGGAAGTCTTTCTTCATCAGAAGCTTTAAGATTAAAACTTTCAATATTTCTCGCTGCCTTTTCAGCAAGAAACCTGTATCGCCGCTCCATTTCAAAAACCATCTTTTTGAGCGAATCAGCAGCTTCTTTCGGATTTGTTATTACTGGCGATATAAGATGTGGTATTTCTTCATAAGCTGAAAGCTCAAGAAGC includes:
- a CDS encoding bifunctional acetate--CoA ligase family protein/GNAT family N-acetyltransferase, with amino-acid sequence MSVKNLEFLFNPHRIAVIGASEEKKSAGHNIFKNLLGQGFKGSVYPVNPALESVQGVEAYPAITSIQRDIDLAIVAVPPSDIPNILNECGVKGVKAVIIISPDFKSKIENVQSLEKNIQDISQKFGFRVLGPDSLGFIRPRLRLNASLFPQIPPAGNIAFIVQSVTLSTALLDLAVSKNIGFSYFISVGTKIDIKFADLIDFLGVDPETRAIILYIESIKNGRRFMTAVRSFASSKPIMVVKPGKFDVSAQIALTHSGFMAGEDKVYEAAFKRAGAIRVDEILDLFYLAESLSKQPRPKSKRLAIVTNSGGPAVIAVDSLLKLDGELANLGHETIQSLKTHFLSAKHFQNPIDLFFESSHDDYSAAVKNCLKDKEVDGLLVIHTPSYASDTDEIAKALVEAAKEFPYKPIFTVLMGDEHVSSAREYLNQQGIPTFISPEQAVKSFIYMYRYDYNLKLLLETPEVILKDFEPNEDKAEEIIRHASEEKRLLLNLNEVNEVLRSYGIPVIPTKTAFVEEEAISISDSFGYPVVLKIDSQKIYHKLEYGGVILNLKDRDAVKDAFRRLKKLAEDLKDPNAPILIQPMVIKKGYELVIGAKKDHTFGSVIIFGTGGELVEAMEDYSIGLLPLNQTLARRMMSETKIYKYLNTQKSYQKILRYLEEILVRFSHFIIHFPHIKEVDINPFFITENEGFVLDAGILLEADVLEGFQSVKGDFCPPHLSICPYPDQFIEIFRLKDGTPVIIRPIRPEDEPLIDELLRTSSEQTLMLRFFRKTPDIPHEQLVKYCHIDYDREIAFVATIREGERERIIGDVRMSRQPDLENAEMAVVVGDRWQGRGVGKILCQHCLKIARELGIKRMWMEILHINPRMLHRAETLGFKKHSSNDDSVKVVLKL